A stretch of the Vigna radiata var. radiata cultivar VC1973A chromosome 7, Vradiata_ver6, whole genome shotgun sequence genome encodes the following:
- the LOC106766923 gene encoding scopoletin glucosyltransferase, translating to MTQSKATMGIHDRQLHVFFFPFFANGHIIPTIELARVFASRGLKTTVVTTPLNEPYISRTVGKANITIKTIKFPSPEQTGLPEGCENSDRLSGMQIIPFLKSTVLLRDPLEQLLQQELPDLIIADMFFPWATDSAAKFGIPRIVFHGLGFFPLCVSACVRTYKPQDKVSSYTEPFLVPNLPGEIMLTKMQLPQTPKHDAEFTKILDEANASELNSYGVIANSFYELEPVYADHYRNELGRKAWHLGPVCLSNRDAAEKAHRGKEATIDQHECLKWLDTKEPDSVVYVCFGSMTTFPNAQLKEIALGLEASGQAFIWVVKKESSENEEWLPEGFEERTVDQGKGFIIRGWAPQVLILDHKAVGGFVTHCGWNSAMEGMCAGLPMVTWPMYAEQFYNAKFLTDIVKTGVSVGVQTWIGLMGGEPVKKEVIEKALKRIMVGDEAEEIRNRAKDIAQMAKRAVEEGGSSYSDFNSLIEDLRSRTL from the coding sequence ATGACCCAAAGTAAGGCCACCATGGGTATTCACGATCGCCAGCTTCACGTCTTTTTCTTCCCCTTCTTCGCAAATGGTCACATCATACCCACTATTGAGCTTGCTAGAGTCTTTGCCTCAAGAGGACTCAAAACCACCGTAGTCACCACTCCCCTCAACGAGCCATACATTTCAAGAACCGTAGGAAAAGCCAACATCACCATCAAAACCATCAAATTCCCGTCGCCGGAGCAAACTGGCTTGCCCGAAGGTTGCGAGAACTCCGACCGCCTATCTGGAATGCAGATCATCCCATTCTTGAAGTCCACTGTGCTTCTGCGGGACCCACTGGAGCAGCTGTTGCAGCAAGAACTCCCTGACCTCATAATCGCCGACATGTTCTTCCCATGGGCTACGGACTCAGCTGCCAAGTTCGGGATTCCTAGGATTGTGTTCCACGGATTGGGATTCTTCCCATTGTGCGTGTCCGCGTGCGTGAGAACATACAAGCCGCAGGACAAGGTTTCCTCGTACACCGAGCCCTTCCTGGTTCCGAATCTGCCGGGGGAAATAATGCTCACCAAGATGCAGCTTCCGCAGACCCCGAAACACGACGCGGAATTCACCAAGATTCTCGACGAAGCTAACGCGTCGGAGTTGAATAGCTACGGCGTGATTGCCAACAGCTTCTACGAACTCGAACCGGTTTACGCAGATCATTATAGGAATGAGCTTGGAAGAAAAGCGTGGCACTTGGGACCAGTTTGTTTGTCCAATAGGGACGCTGCTGAAAAAGCACACAGAGGAAAAGAAGCAACGATTGACCAGCACGAGTGTTTAAAGTGGCTTGATACGAAGGAACCTGATTCGGTTGTTTATGTTTGCTTTGGTAGCATGACAACCTTCCCCAATGCTCAACTGAAGGAAATTGCGTTAGGTTTGGAGGCTTCGGGGCAGGCTTTCATTTGGGTTGTGAAGAAAGAGTCGAGTGAGAATGAGGAATGGCTACCAGAAGGGTTTGAAGAAAGAACGGTAGATCAGGGAAAGGGTTTTATCATAAGGGGTTGGGCACCCCAAGTGTTGATTTTGGATCATAAAGCGGTTGGGGGATTTGTGACTCATTGTGGATGGAACTCAGCTATGGAAGGAATGTGTGCGGGGTTACCAATGGTGACATGGCCCATGTACGCTGAGCAATTTTACAATGCTAAGTTTTTGACGGACATAGTTAAGACTGGGGTCAGTGTTGGAGTGCAAACGTGGATTGGGTTGATGGGAGGTGAGCCTGTGAAGAAGGAGGTTATAGAGAAGGCTCTGAAGAGGATAATGGTGGGTGATGAAGCAGAGGAAATTAGAAACAGAGCCAAGGATATTGCTCAAATGGCAAAACGAGCTGTGGAGGAAGGAGGTTCATCTTACTCTGATTTCAACTCTTTAATTGAGGATTTGAGATCGCGAACGCTTTGA
- the LOC106767590 gene encoding scopoletin glucosyltransferase, whose amino-acid sequence MANKNASLHIFFFPFLAHGHMIPCVDMAMVFAAKGVRTTIITTPLNAQTISKAIQKTKIHQTKEINIQTINFPSTTETGLPEGCEHVNTLPSLASLSAFHKATRLLEEPFEQLLLHHHPNCVVADMFFPWATDSAAKFGIPRLVFHGMSFFSLCAYEVMRLYEPYKNTSFDSELFVLPNFPGEIKMTRLQVGSFFRKDDVEAKRFWEEIHESEVRSYGVVVNSFHELEKDYADHYVKKFGRRAWAIGPLSLCNKDKEKKRYRGGKEDEHECLKWLDTKATGSVVYVCFGSMTKFPDSQFREIALGLEASGKEFMWVVGKREKNEEEWVPEGFEDRTKEKGVIIRGWAPQALILEHEAIGAFVTHCGWNSTLEGVVAGVPMITWPVGAEQFYNEKLVIEVLKIGVPVGARKWSNFVADEDCCIKWDAVEKAVKRVLAEEEAEGMRKRAKLLAHTAKRAVEEGGSSYSNLDSLVQELIPLSL is encoded by the coding sequence ATGGCAAACAAAAATGCTTCTTTGCACATATTTTTCTTCCCATTCCTGGCTCATGGCCATATGATACCTTGCGTTGACATGGCCATGGTGTTTGCTGCAAAAGGCGTGAGAACCACCATAATCACCACCCCACTCAATGCACAAACCATCTCCAAAGCTATACAAAAGACGAAAATTCATCAAACCAAAGAGATCAACATCCAAACCATCAACTTTCCTTCTACCACCGAGACTGGTTTACCTGAAGGATGCGAACACGTTAACACCCTCCCATCTCTAGCTTCATTGTCAGCTTTCCATAAGGCTACCAGGTTGCTGGAAGAGCCCTTTGAGCAACTGTTGCTTCACCACCACCCAAATTGTGTTGTTGCAGACATGTTTTTCCCATGGGCAACTGATTCTGCTGCCAAGTTTGGAATTCCCCGGCTCGTGTTCCATGGGATGAGTTTCTTCTCATTGTGTGCTTACGAAGTAATGAGGTTGTACGAGCCTTACAAGAACACTTCTTTTGACTCAGAATTATTCGTTCTCCCTAATTTTCCTGGTGAAATCAAAATGACAAGGTTGCAGGTAGGAAGTTTTTTTCGGAAAGATGACGTGGAGGCGAAGAGATTCTGGGAGGAAATTCATGAATCAGAGGTGAGGAGCTATGGGGTGGTTGTTAACAGCTTTCATGAGCTAGAGAAGGATTATGCAGATCATTATGTGAAGAAATTTGGGAGAAGAGCATGGGCCATAGGTCCGTTGTCTCTTTGCAACAAGGATAAGGAGAAGAAAAGatatagaggaggaaaagaagaTGAGCATGAATGCTTAAAGTGGTTGGACACGAAAGCAACTGGTTCAGTTGTTTATGTGTGCTTTGGGAGCATGACGAAATTTCCTGATTCTCAGTTTCGAGAGATTGCTTTGGGACTTGAGGcgtcagggaaagaattcatgTGGGTAGTggggaagagagaaaaaaatgaagaagaatggGTTCCCGAAGGATTTGAAGATAGAACGAAAGAGAAGGGAGTAATTATAAGAGGTTGGGCACCTCAAGCGTTGATTCTTGAACATGAAGCTATTGGGGCGTTTGTGACTCATTGTGGATGGAATTCAACCTTGGAAGGTGTGGTAGCTGGGGTGCCTATGATCACTTGGCCTGTGGGTGCTGAACAGTTTTACAATGAGAAGTTGGTGATTGAGGTGCTGAAGATTGGTGTGCCTGTTGGTGCTAGAAAATGGAGTAACTTTGTGGCAGATGAGGATTGTTGCATAAAGTGGGATGCTGTTGAAAAGGCTGTGAAAAGGGTATTGGCAGAAGAAGAAGCAGAGGGAATGAGAAAAAGAGCAAAACTGCTTGCTCATACGGCAAAACGGGCGGTGGAAGAAGGCGGCTCTTCCTACTCAAATTTGGATTCGTTGGTTCAGGAGCTGATCCCCCTTTCCCTTTAA
- the LOC106765515 gene encoding scopoletin glucosyltransferase-like isoform X2 produces MAKLFAEKGVKATIISTPGSAPFISKAIGKAKTDNQIQIQTINISSGEVGLPYDLENTDSITNPYLTESFFLATSLLQEPLEQLLHKQRPNCVVADMFFPWATDSATKFGIPRLVFHGTSLFSLCASTCMQYIDPNNDVSSDSESLTIPNLPGEIKIARTSLMSYGMGDQTGMIKLLREAKESELRSHGVVVNTFYALEKDYADLYSKVLGRKAWHIGPLSLCNKDVEEKAHRGKEASVNEYECLKWLDTKKPNSVVYVCFGSTTQLPDSRLREIAIGLEASGQQFIWVVRKSKEDELEWLPDGFERRMQGKGIIIRGWAPQVLILEHKATAAFVTHCGWNSTLESVTAGVPMVTWPIFADQFFNEKLVTEVLKIGVPVGAKKWHKLEGDSVSWDAVEKAVKRIMTGEAAIVMRNSAKNLSKQARLAMEEGGSSDSDLIALIEELSSMTF; encoded by the exons ATGGCTAAATTATTTGCAGAAAAGGGTGTGAAG GCCACCATTATCTCCACACCAGGCAGCGCACCTTTTATCTCTAAAGCCATTGGAAAAGCAAAAACTGACAACCAGATCCAGATCCAAACCATCAACATCTCTTCTGGAGAGGTTGGTTTACCTTATGACCTTGAAAATACTGATTCAATCACTAACCCATATTTGACggaaagtttttttttagcCACCTCTTTGCTACAAGAGCCACTTGAACAACTATTGCACAAGCAACGTCCGAATTGCGTTGTTGCTGATATGTTCTTCCCATGGGCAACTGATTCTGCCACCAAATTTGGAATTCCTAGGCTCGTCTTCCATGGAACTAGTCTCTTCTCACTCTGTGCTTCAACGTGTATGCAATATATCGACCCTAACAACGATGTTTCTTCCGATTCTGAGTCCCTCACCATTCCTAATCTTCCGGGTGAGATTAAAATAGCAAGGACGTCGTTGATGTCTTATGGCATGGGTGACCAAACGGGCATGATCAAATTGTTGAGGGAAGCAAAGGAATCAGAGTTGAGAAGCCATGGGGTTGTTGTTAATACCTTCTACGCACTCGAGAAGGATTATGCGGATCTTTACAGCAAGGTGCTTGGAAGAAAAGCATGGCATATTGGTCCCTTATCTCTTTGCAACAAGGACGTCGAAGAAAAGGCACATAGAGGAAAGGAGGCGTCTGTGAATGAATACGAGTGTCTAAAATGGCTTGACACAAAGAAACCCAACTCAGTTGTTTACGTATGCTTTGGAAGCACAACACAGTTACCTGATTCTCGACTTAGAGAGATTGCTATTGGTCTCGAGGCTTCAGGGCAACAATTCATCTGGGTGGTGAGGAAAAGCAAAGAAGATGAACTTGAATGGCTACCTGATGGATTTGAGAGAAGGATGCAAGGTAAGGGAATAATCATAAGAGGGTGGGCACCTCAGGTGTTAATTCTTGAACACAAGGCAACAGCAGCATTTGTGACCCATTGTGGATGGAATTCAACCTTGGAATCAGTCACTGCTGGGGTTCCCATGGTAACTTGGCCTATTTTTGCCGACCAATTTTTCAATGAGAAGTTGGTAACAGAAGTCCTTAAAATTGGGGTACCTGTTGGTGCCAAAAAGTGGCATAAATTAGAAGGAGATAGTGTATCATGGGATGCGGTGGAGAAGGCGGTGAAGAGAATAATGACTGGGGAAGCAGCTATTGTAATGAGGAACAGCGCAAAGAACCTTTCGAAGCAGGCTAGGCTTGCCATGGAAGAAGGAGGATCTTCTGACTCTGATTTGATAGCTTTAATTGAAGAATTAAGTTCCATGACTTTCTGA
- the LOC106765515 gene encoding scopoletin glucosyltransferase-like isoform X1: MDSSSEXHSLHIFFFPFLAYGHIIPIVDMAKLFAEKGVKATIISTPGSAPFISKAIGKAKTDNQIQIQTINISSGEVGLPYDLENTDSITNPYLTESFFLATSLLQEPLEQLLHKQRPNCVVADMFFPWATDSATKFGIPRLVFHGTSLFSLCASTCMQYIDPNNDVSSDSESLTIPNLPGEIKIARTSLMSYGMGDQTGMIKLLREAKESELRSHGVVVNTFYALEKDYADLYSKVLGRKAWHIGPLSLCNKDVEEKAHRGKEASVNEYECLKWLDTKKPNSVVYVCFGSTTQLPDSRLREIAIGLEASGQQFIWVVRKSKEDELEWLPDGFERRMQGKGIIIRGWAPQVLILEHKATAAFVTHCGWNSTLESVTAGVPMVTWPIFADQFFNEKLVTEVLKIGVPVGAKKWHKLEGDSVSWDAVEKAVKRIMTGEAAIVMRNSAKNLSKQARLAMEEGGSSDSDLIALIEELSSMTF; encoded by the coding sequence ATGGATAGCAGTAGTGAACANCATAGTCTgcacattttcttctttcccttcttggCTTATGGTCATATAATACCAATAGTTGACATGGCTAAATTATTTGCAGAAAAGGGTGTGAAGGCCACCATTATCTCCACACCAGGCAGCGCACCTTTTATCTCTAAAGCCATTGGAAAAGCAAAAACTGACAACCAGATCCAGATCCAAACCATCAACATCTCTTCTGGAGAGGTTGGTTTACCTTATGACCTTGAAAATACTGATTCAATCACTAACCCATATTTGACggaaagtttttttttagcCACCTCTTTGCTACAAGAGCCACTTGAACAACTATTGCACAAGCAACGTCCGAATTGCGTTGTTGCTGATATGTTCTTCCCATGGGCAACTGATTCTGCCACCAAATTTGGAATTCCTAGGCTCGTCTTCCATGGAACTAGTCTCTTCTCACTCTGTGCTTCAACGTGTATGCAATATATCGACCCTAACAACGATGTTTCTTCCGATTCTGAGTCCCTCACCATTCCTAATCTTCCGGGTGAGATTAAAATAGCAAGGACGTCGTTGATGTCTTATGGCATGGGTGACCAAACGGGCATGATCAAATTGTTGAGGGAAGCAAAGGAATCAGAGTTGAGAAGCCATGGGGTTGTTGTTAATACCTTCTACGCACTCGAGAAGGATTATGCGGATCTTTACAGCAAGGTGCTTGGAAGAAAAGCATGGCATATTGGTCCCTTATCTCTTTGCAACAAGGACGTCGAAGAAAAGGCACATAGAGGAAAGGAGGCGTCTGTGAATGAATACGAGTGTCTAAAATGGCTTGACACAAAGAAACCCAACTCAGTTGTTTACGTATGCTTTGGAAGCACAACACAGTTACCTGATTCTCGACTTAGAGAGATTGCTATTGGTCTCGAGGCTTCAGGGCAACAATTCATCTGGGTGGTGAGGAAAAGCAAAGAAGATGAACTTGAATGGCTACCTGATGGATTTGAGAGAAGGATGCAAGGTAAGGGAATAATCATAAGAGGGTGGGCACCTCAGGTGTTAATTCTTGAACACAAGGCAACAGCAGCATTTGTGACCCATTGTGGATGGAATTCAACCTTGGAATCAGTCACTGCTGGGGTTCCCATGGTAACTTGGCCTATTTTTGCCGACCAATTTTTCAATGAGAAGTTGGTAACAGAAGTCCTTAAAATTGGGGTACCTGTTGGTGCCAAAAAGTGGCATAAATTAGAAGGAGATAGTGTATCATGGGATGCGGTGGAGAAGGCGGTGAAGAGAATAATGACTGGGGAAGCAGCTATTGTAATGAGGAACAGCGCAAAGAACCTTTCGAAGCAGGCTAGGCTTGCCATGGAAGAAGGAGGATCTTCTGACTCTGATTTGATAGCTTTAATTGAAGAATTAAGTTCCATGACTTTCTGA